CAGCTCGCCGACGTACTCGTTCACGGCCTTCTGCAGCCGGGTCGGGAGCGCCTTGGCCTCGGCCTGGAGCTCGGTGATCCGGGACTCGATCGTGGACTGCGCCTTCTTGACGTCGCTCTGCAGCTCGTCGACGCGTCCGGTGACCATCGAGACGGCCTGGTCGCGCAGCGCCTTGGGCTCGAGCTCGATCTTGGAGAAGCGGGCCTGGGCCTCGGCGGCCGCGCTGCGGGCGTAGCCGACGGCGAGGTCACCGGCACCGACCACGGCGTAGAGCGGGGTGGTGTCGAGCTTGAAGGTACGGGTCTGGGTGTCAGTCATCTGACTCCTCCTCATGGTGGGGGTTGGCTGCCCGGAACGACTGGTAGACGTCGAGCAGGGACTGCTTCTGTCGTTCGGTCAGGCCTGTGTCGGCGAGGATCGCCAGCTCGACCGACCGGACCTCGCCGTCGTCCGGGTCGAGGATCCCGGCCCGGACGTAGAGCGTCTCGGCAGAGATCCGCAGTGCCTTGGCGAGCTGTTGCAGCACCTCGGCGGACGGCCGGCGCAGGCCGCGTTCGATCTGGCTGAGGTACGGGTTCGAGACGCCGGTCTGCTCGGCGAGCTGCCGCAGGGAGAGCTGCGCGGACAGGCGCTGCTCCCTGAGGTAGTCACCCAACGTGCCGACGGTCTTGCCGACTCCGAACTTCGCCATGTCTCCATAGTGCTAACTTCTGCAAGCACAATCAAGCCAGGGCGGGGTGAGACAGCCCACAGACTCTTGGTCGACAAGGTGGTTTGCCCCGGCGAGGGTGCGTGCTGGGTGCATTCGCAACGCTTTCCGCGTGTACGTCGTCAGCGGGATCGGCCGGTCCGGGAGCCCCCGCGGCCCGGTTCGTCTAGGCGCGGAGCGCGGGACCCTGCGCGTGCCACCAGCGGGCCGCGGAGCGCTGCCACGGCGGCGCGGACTCGGAGGCCGCGATCATCGGCAGCGCCGGCGACCCGGACATGCCGAGGGCGTACATCTTCGCCCGCTCGCCCAGCGACCACTCCTGGCCGAGGGAGGAGCGCAGCACCTGGTCGGAGGTCGCGCTCAACGGCATGTGCCCGATGCCCTGGATCAGCGGCGAGCGCACCGCCTCGTCGGGATCGTCCATCAGGCTGAGGATCCGCAGCCGGTGGGAGCCGTCGGAGAGGTAGCGGGCCAGGGTGGCCATCCGCATGCGCATCCACGGCGACTGCTGCTCGCGGTCGCCGAGCACCATCAGCAGGCAGTCGGTGACGGCCTGGCCGAAGGGGGAGGACGCGATCAGCAGCGCGGCGAGGTGGCGCCGCTCGGAGTCACGGTGGAAGAGCGCTTCGCGAACCAGCCGGGTCAGCATCCGGTCCTCGTGGTAGGCCGCCTCCTGCGGCACCCGGCGGCGGGCGTGGTCGGCGACCTGCTGGGCGAAGGAGCGGGCCCGGGTGGCGACGATCTCCTCGCCGTGCTCGACCGCATAGCCGAGCTTGCGGCGCCCGGCCCGGGTGGCGGCGTGCACCAGCGTCGAGCGGACCCCCTCGGGCATCTCCGCGATCAGCTCGAGCAGGTCCTCGCCGGCCTTGGCCGGATTGCGCCGCCACAGCGTCAGCACGATCATGTCGAGGCGGTCGCGCTCCTCGGGCGTGAAGTGGCCGCGGGCGAGCTTCTGGGTGGCCAGCCAGACGCCGGTGGAGAAGGCCAGCTCGTTGGAGGGGTCCTCGACGATGTCGAGCACCAGCCGCGACGCCTCCCGGGTCGGCAGCCGGTCCAGCAGCCCGACCGGGCTGGTGATGACCTGCACGTCGGCGTCGGCGACGTACGCCGCGATCGCGTCGACGAGGAACGGCTGCGCCCGCGGCAGCAGGGCGATGTTGAACGCGGCGGTGCTGTACTGCCGGTAGGCGAGCTTGACGCTGCGCGGGACCAGCCAGACCAGCCGGGTGCACAGCTTTCGCCAGGTCTCCGCCCGCAGGTGCACCAGCGGCGCCGCGGCCAGGTGCCAGCCGAGGTCCTGCCAGTCCCGCGCCAGCGCCCGGCCGTCCTCGGCGAGGTCGATCAGCTCGTCGAGCCGGGTGCTGAACTCCGGGGAGGCCGGGTCGAGCCGGGGACGCACCAGCCGGGTCTTCACGCCGGGCAGGATCGAGCCGACGTAGGAGGTGATCGAGGAGATCCGCCCGACCTCGAGGCCGAGGACCCGCTCGTAGGCCGCCATCGCCTCGTAGGAGATCGGGATCTCTCCGGACTCCCAGCGGGACAGCACGCTGCGGCTGGCCGGCATCCCGGCGTCGGCGAGCGCGGCGGCGAACACCCTGCCGTCGCCGAAGGCCGGGTCCTCGTGGTGCAGCCGCGACATCGCGAGCAGCCACCCGATCCGCGCCTCGACGTCGACGGCGGCCGCGTTGATCGGCGTCTCGTCGTAGGCGATGCGCTGCACCCGCCCCGGCCGCTTCGCCGTCACCCCGACCTCCTGTCTGCTCCCTGGCCGCAGCCTAGAGCGCCTCGCCGACGCTCGCGAACTGCCGCACGGAGCGCCGGCCGGCCGTTCCTCGCGATCCGCCCCGCCCGTGGCCCTCCGGCCTCAGGAGCAGGCGGAGCGGGTCACCGTGCCGACCCCCGGTCCGCGGGCACCCGGAGTGACCCGCAGCGTCGGCTGACCGGTCTGGTCGCGCCCGGAGACCAGCTCCAGGGTGAGGCTGCGCCGCTGTCCCGGTGCCAGGTCGAGGGTCGTCCTGGTCAGCGCCCGGCCGTCGTGCTCGAGCCCGGCCAGCTGCTGGTCGCCGCCGTCGAGACGGGCCGACTCCAGCCAGCCGCCGACCGGTGCGTAGAGCAGCAGCGTGGTGCGGATCGTGCCGCGCGGGGCGCCGGCCACCGACTCCGCGACGTAGTCGGGCAGCGTGCTCGCGTCGGCCGGGGCCAACGAGCGCAGCGACAGCTCCACGGTGAGGTGCTGCCGGCCGGCCACGCAGCGGTCGGCGCGCAGGTCGGCGGAGTAGTCGAGGTAGTAGTCCATCTTCGCGCCGGTGCCGTCGTTGAGGAACACCCCGACCCGCGGGAAGTCCTGCGGCTCGGTCGCCAGCACGCCGCCGAGCCGGGTCGGACCGAGCAGCGCCTGCTCCTCGGGGTGGCTGGACCACACCAGCAGCCGGCGCTCGTCGCCGCCCTGCGCCAGCGCGTCGAGGACCGCCTGCGGCTCGCCCTGGCCGGAGGTGACCGCCTCGAAGACGTTGCGCGCCACGCTGGCGAAGAAGATGTTCTGCCGCGTCGGGTCCTTGATCTCGGCGTAGACGTCGCTGAGCAGCAGCGAGACGGCGTTGTCGGCGGTCAGCGTCCGGCCGCCGGCCAGCGGGACCGGGCCGGTGCCACGCAGCAGGTAGGACAGCGCGACCGGGTCGGTGGAGAGCACGCCGTCGACCTGGAGGCCGTGCCGCTCGTTCCACATGGCGCGGATCAGCTGCGCGGACCGGGGGAAGTCCGGGGTGAAGTTGACGTCCTGGGGGTAGCGCCCCAGGTTCTCGCCGAACAGCTGCACCTCGTCGCCGGTCAGCGGGATCGGCGGCTCCTCGAACCGGCCGATGGTCGCGGCGTCGCCCTGCTTGCCGAGGGTGATCCTCCCGTGGTCGGCGGTGACGACCGCGAAGGCGCCGGGGATGCCGCCGGTGGCCCGGACCTCCGCGTTGTTCTGGAAGAGCATCAGGTAGTCCCGGCGCCCCTCGGCGCCGAGCATCGGGGGCAGCAGCCGGACGGCGAGCGAGGCGCGCTTGGAGAGGCTGGCAGCCTCCTGGAGCTTGTCCTGCAGCAGCCGCACCGGGGCGGCGAGCTGCGGGGCGAGCTCCTCGACGTCGAGCCCGCGCACCCGGTCCACCTGGGTCTGCAGCCGCTCGTCCGAGGCGACCACCTGCGGCGCGACCGCCGTCAGCGGCTCGAGGTCGATCCGTCTGCCGCGGGGGCGGAGGTTGGCCGGCTTGAGGGTCTCGGTCGCCTCCACGACGCCCGGCAGCACGCCGGTGGCGAGCTCGTCGGTGACGTCGGCGACGGTGCGGACCGCGACGACGTTCGGACCGACCCCGGGGATCCGGCTGGTCAGCCACCAGCCGGGGCCGTCGGTCTTCGAGCGGGCCCGGTCGGCGTCTGCCTGCGCGTCGGCGAGGGTCTCCCGGGCCGCCGCGGAGTCGCCGGCGGTCAGCTGTTCGGAGAGCTCGGTGAAGTCGTCGGCGACGTCCGCCAGAGCCTCCTTGGCCTGCAGCGCCTGCCAGCCGGTGAAGAGGACGAGCACGACGGCGACGACCCCGACGAGCACCAGGGCCCATCGGAGTCGTCGCGCGTTCCTGCCTGCTGCCACCCGAGCGGTTGCGGCCGGCTCAGCGTCGCGGCTTGAGCACGAAGGTGCGGTCAGCCGAGGCCTGCTGGAAGTTCTTGTTGCCCAGGTAGCTCACCCGTGCCGTCCACACCCCGCGCTTGAAGACCCTGCCGAAGCGGGCCTCGATGAGCCCGGAGCCGTCCTCGAGCTTCTGCACGCGGACGACCTGGGTCTCCACGGCACCACCGTTGTAGATCCGCACCCGGGCGGAGCCGTTCGGGGCGAGGTTGGCCGAGCCGACGGTGGCGGTGACGCTGGGGTGGCCGCCGGCGCGGCGGTTCGGCGCCTTGAGGCGCGTGATCGAGGTGTCGGCCCGCGTGACGGTGAGGTACGTCGTGTCGCTGCTGCCGCCGTACTCGCCGGTGTCGCAGTTGGGGACGAACCTGGCGCTGACCGGGTAGGTCTCCTGCGCGGCGAGGTCGCGCGGCAGCGTCTTGCGCGCCACGCCGTTGTTGACGCCCACCGTCCAGCTGCGGCCGGCCACCGAGATCCGGACGTTGCCGGTCGGCTTGCCGACGTTGGCCGTCACCGTCGCCACCGCGACGTTGGTGAGGCCGTAGGGCTGGGCCGGGTTGCGCAGGGCGACGTTGGTGATCGTGGCGATGGCGCTCGGGTAGTCCTTCTTGCACGCCACCTTCTCGATCGACGGCGACGAGCCGACCGTGGCCGGGGCGCTGAGGCCGGCGACGGCGATCACCGCTCCGGCGGCTGCCGCGGACGCGACGGACTTCTTCAAGATGGCTGCGAACATGCCCGAGCTTTCCCCTCGCTGAATGTGGAGGTCCCGCGCCGGCCCCGCATCAAACCGTATCAATTGCGGCTCAGCACGCGAACCGGCAAAGAGGACCTTCTCAGGCGTAACCCCCGGTTCGGCCCGAGTAGCCACGCAATCGCGTGAAATGACTACGCCCGCCTAGTCATTTCTGACTACGAATCGTGTCGATCCCCGCCTCCGACCGGCCCTTTTGTTGCCCGGCGAGGTGGGTGCCTGCAACAACCGTACGTCCGGACGAGGCTCCCCGGAGCGCCGCCGATCACTCAGAAGAGCGCGCGGATGCTCCCGACGACCCGGCCGCCGCCGAGCAGGTCGAGGCGTCCGGTGGCCGCCACCGCCTCCAGGTCCGCCCCGGGTACGTCGTCGACGCCGAGTCGCGAGAGGGCGGCGGCCATCAGCACCGGGCGCACCCGCGGAGCACCGTCGTCGGTCTTCAGCGCGACCGCCCGGCCGTCGGCCAGCGCCACCACGTAGCAGGACTCGGCGCCGGCCTTGCCGATCGAGCCGGGCAGCGCGCGCAGCAGCTGGGCCTCGTCGCGGCGGCTGCCGGAGGTGTACTCCGGGTAGGACCGGATCGCCGCCGCGATCCGCGCCTCCGGCCCGGTCTCGGCGACCGCCAGCGACCGGAACGCCCGGGCCAGGCCGACCAGGGAGGTGGACAGCAGCGGCGCGCCGCAGCCGTCCACGGCGACCGCCTCGACCGGCTCGCCGGTCAGCTCGGCGAAGGTCGCGGCGATCGCCACCTGCAGCGGGTGCGCCGGGTCGAGGTAGGTCGCGGTGTCCCAGCCGTTGGCGACGCAGGTGGCGAGCATCGCGGAGTGCTTGCCGGAGCAGTTCATCGCGACCGAGGACCGGTCGCGGCCGGCGGCGAGCCACTCCTGCTTGGCGACCTCGTCGAGCGGGAAGTCCAGCGGGGTCTGCAGCGCCGACTCGTCCAGACCGGCGCCGGCGAGGATCTCGCGGACCCCCTCGAGGTGGAACGGCTCCCCGGAGTGGGACGCGCAGGCCAGCGCGAGCAGCTTGCCGTCGAGGTCGAGCCCGGCGCGCAGCATCGCGAGCGCCTGCACCGGCTTGTTGCACGAGCGGGGCAGCACCGCGGTGTCGACGGCGCCGATCGAGAAGGCGATCGAGCCGTCCGCCTCGAGTGCGACGACCGAGCCGTAGTGGTGGCCCTCGACGAAGCCGGAGCGGACGATCTCGGCCACCGGCACGGGTGCAGTCATGCCGCCGACCCTAGGAGGCCGCCGGTGCGGCACACTTACCGGGTGTCTGAGACGCCGCTCCCCCAGCACTGCCCGTCGCCGCGCGAGCTCGACGACCTCGAGCTGCTGACCAACGGGGCGCTCGCGCCGCTGACCGGCTTCGAGGGGCCCGACGGGCTGGTGACCCTGCGGGTTCCCGCCGAGGTCGCCGCCGCCGCGGAGACCGCGGGCGGCCTGGAGCTGGTCGACCCCGAAGGCGTCCCGCTCGCCACAGTGGCCGTGACGACGACGTACGACGTGGCCGGGAGCGGCCTGCGGGGGATCGAGGGGCCGGTGACCCCGCTGGCGCACAACGAGTTCGGCGCGTTCCGGTCGGTGCACCTCTCCCCCGGCCAGGTGCGCCAGCGGTACGGCGCCGATGTCCTCACCGTGCCGGTGGCCGGCGCGCTGACCGGGCCGGACCTGGAACGGATCCGCGAGGCTGCCGGCGACAAGCCTGTGCTGCTGCTCGCCCTCACCGGTCACGGCACCCCGGACCTCTCCGCGCCGGCGCTCGTGCGGGCCACCCTCGCGGCGGCGGCGCTGCTCCCGGACGCGCACGTGGCCGCCGTACCCCTGGCCAGCCGCGGTCCCGACCAGGCGAGCGCCGACCACGAGCTGGGCCAGCGGGTCGTCGCGGCCTACGCGCCCGGCGCGGTGCTCGGCGTCACCGGTCAGGGCGAGCCGCCCGCGGAGGTCGCCGCGATCGTCGAGCGGGACCGGCCCGGACCGGCCGAGCAGGGGCTGGTGCTGTTCTTCACCGGGCTGTCCGGCAGCGGCAAGTCGACACTGGCGCGGGCGCTGCACGACGCGATCCTGGAGCGCGGCGAGCGCACCGTGACCAGCCTGGACGGCGACGTCGTCCGGCGGAACCTGTCGGCCGGGCTGACCTTCTCCAAGGAGGACCGGGAGACCAACATCCGCCGGATCGGCTGGGTGGCGGCGGAGATCAGCCGGCACGGCGGCGTGGCGATCTGCTCGCCGATCGCGCCCTTCGACAGCACCCGGCAGCAGGTGCGGGTGATGACCGAGGAGGCCGGCGGCGCCTTCGTGCTGATCCACGTGGCGACGCCGCTGGAGGAGTGCGAGCGGCGCGACCGCAAGGGCCTCTACGCGAAGGCACGGGCCGGGATCATCCCGGAGTTCACGGGGATCTCCTCCCCCTACGAGGAGCCCGAGGACGCCGCGGTGCGCGTCGACACGACCGGTCGCAGCATCGAGGACGCGCTGGGCGACGTGCTCGCGTGGCTCGACGAGGCCGGCTACCTGATGAAGGACGTGTGATGGACGAGCTGCTCACCACCGCGGCGCTGTCGGTGCTGCTGGTCAGCTTCGGAGTCGGGATCGTGGTCGGGCTCACCGGCATGGGCGGCGGCGCGCTGATGACGCCGGCGCTGATCTTCCTCGGCGTGAACCCGACCGTCGCGGTCGCCAACGACCTGGTCGCGGCCAGCGTGAACAAGTCCGTCGGGGCGGCGGTGCACTGGCGGCACGGCAAGCCGAACCTGAAGCTGGCCGGGCTGCTCATCGTGGCCTCGGTGCCGACGGCGTTCGCCGGGGCGTTCATCATCGAGGCGGTCGGCGGGGGCGGCGAGCGGGAGCAGTTCCTCAAGACTGCGATCGGCTGCGCGCTGCTGTTCACCGCGGCGACGTACGCCCTGCGGATGTATGTCCAGCTCCGGTTCGTGACCTCCGGCAACATCATCCCCGAGGACGACCCGGAGCTGCGGCCGATCCCGACGCTGCTGGTCGGGGCGACCGGCGGGCTGCTGGTCGGCATCACCAGCGTGGGCTCAGGGTCGCTGATCATGGTCGCCCTGCTGCTGCTGTACCCGACGCTGAGCGCGCTCCGGCTGGTCGGCACCGACCTCGTCCAGGCGGTGCCGCTGGTGCTCTCCGCGGCGATCAGCCACGTGCTGGTCAGCGGCGTCGACTGGTCGGTGCTGATCCCGCTGATCGCCGGCGGTACGCCGGGCACGTTCCTCGGCGCCCGGATCGCGAACTGGGTCTCGCAGTCGGTCATCCGACGCGGCATCGTCATCGTCCTCACGCTCACCGGGCTGACGATGCTCGGCGTGCCGCCGGAGATGGTCGGCATCATCGGCGCCGGGCTGCTGCTGCTCGGCCCGCTGGTGTGGGGCTTCATCCGGCAGAGCCGCGGCCTCACCGCCTTCGACAACAACGCCGCCGCGTGGTGGCACCCGAACGGCAGCGACACCCCGCCTGGCCCGGACGGTCAGGGCCCGGGGCGCGGCGTGGACGCGCCCGGCGAGGCCCCCGCGGGCCGCGTCGACCCGTCCTGAGGGCGGGTCAGGCGACCCGGCGCTCCCAACGGGCGGCGTACTTGCGCGCGGCGCCCAGGCGGTTCTCGAGCCGGGCCAGCCGCGTGCTCTGCTCGTGGGTGCCGATCTGGCCGCAGCGCTCGCACTGCCAGCGCAGGATGCCGTCGTAGTCGGTCACCTCGGCGTGGCCGCAGTCGGCCGGATCGTGCCGTGTCGTCTCGTGCATGTGAACCCCCCTCTGCGCGATCGCGTTGCGTCGCGCCGCCGGCCCCCCGACACAGCATTCATACCCGTTCCCGGGCTCGTCAACCTTATGGACCGAATAGACCGGGGTTGGTCCGTTTTCACCGGCTTCGGTTCGGTGACCGGCCGGCGACCGCGCTCCCGGTCAGTGACCGCGTCTCCTCAGGCCCGTTCGACGAGCGCCGCGAGCCGGTCCAGGGACTCCCGCCACCCGGTCTCGTTGTCGGCGAGCGAGACCCCGCTCGGCAGCCCCTCGTGCAGCGCCACCAGGCCGGTGCCGCCGTCCGCCTCGGTCAGCGTGATCGTGATCGTCATCTCGCCGGCCAGCGCGGGGTCGTCGGTCTCGAACGCGTCGACCTCGACCACCCGTTCGTCCGGCACCAGCGTCACGAAGCGCCCGCGGTAGCTGTCGGTGTGCGCATCGGTCTTCCCCTGCCGCTCCGGCGAGCGGTAGGTGAGCGAGATCCGGAACTCGCCGCCCTCGCGGGCGTCGAAGTCGTGCACGACGCAGGTCATCCCCGCCGGTACCTTCCACCGGGCGACCGCCTCCGGATCGATCAGCGCGGCGTACACCTGCGACCGCGGAGCCGCCAGGTGCCGGCTGACCCGGGTGGTTCCCATGCGCTCATGATGCCCTCGCGTCGCCGCGGCTCTCGGCAGCATCGCGTGCCGGGGCGCCGCCGGGCGCATTCTGGCGCCCGGCCGGTCGAGCTGACCTGCGCTCCGACATGCACTCGGCCCCCGCGAAGCGCGCTCGCGCGTGCGGCCGCCCGGGCGAGGCCGCAAGTGCATGTCCGACGGACGGCGGCGCGCAGCGTGCGGCGCGAGCGGCAGCGGTGGCCCGGCGGCCTGCGATCGACAGCAAGGCACCCAGCCGGGGCGCCGCCGGGCGCGTTCTGGCGCCCGGCCGGCCGGGCTGACCGGCGCTCAGACATGCACTCGGCCACCGGGGAGTGCGCCCTCGAGCGTGCGGCCGCCCGGGCGAGGCCGCAAGTGCATGTCCGACGGACGGCGGCGCGACGAAAGAGCGGCGGGTCCGACAGGCGGGGCGGCGAACAGCGCCGCGGCCGCGGCCGGGTGTCTCCCAGGGGAGTCCTCGGGCGACCAGGCCCGCGGCACACTGGAGGCAGGCACCGGCGGCCCCGGCTGGTCGGTTCAGGCACGAGTGGCAAGCAAGGAGTGAGGTTCCATGCTGTTCGACATCATCGGCTTTCTCGTCTTCGGCCTCGTCGTCGGGGCGCTGGCCCGGCTGTTCAAGCCCGGCCGCCAGAACATCGGCCTGGGGATGACCCTGCTGCTCGGCGTGGCGGGGTCCATCATCGGCGGTCTCGTCGCCAGCCTGATCGGGACCGGCGACATCTTCGAGCTGAACTTCATCGGCGCGGTCGTCGCGATCATCGCGGCCGTGCTGCTGATCGGTGCCGTGGAAGGCACCTCGGGGCGCAGCAGCCAGCACCGGGTCTGACCCGGCCCGCGGAGCACGGGGCTCAGTAGGCCCCGCTGCCGGTGAGCACCACCCGCACGGTCTTCCACAGGATCACCGCGTCCTGGCTGATCGACCAGTTGTCGACGTAGTAGAGGTCGAGCCGCTCGGACTCCTCGGCGGTCAGGTCCGAGCGCCCGGAGACCTGCCACAGCCCGGTCATCCCGGGCCGCACCTTGAGCCGCCGGTTCATGTCGGGGTGGTACTGCGAGACCTCCGCGGGCAGCGGCGGCCGTGGCCCGACGAGGCTCATGTCGCCGCGCAGCACGTTGAGCAGCTGCGGGAACTCGTCGAGGGAGTACGTCCGCAGCACCCGCCCGATCCGGGTGATCCGCGGGTCCTCGCGCAGCTTGAACAGCACCCCGTGGCCCTCGTTGGCGCTGCGCAGCGCCTCCAGGTGCCGGTCCGCGTCGACCACCATGGAGCGGAACTTCAGGCACTCGAAGGTCCTGCCCTCGCGGCCGACCCGGACCTGCCGGAACAGTGCCGGCCCGCCATCCTCGCGCCGGACCAGCAGCGCGACCGTGACCAGTAGCGGGCTGAGCAGCAGCAGCCCGAGCGCGGCCAGCACCAGGTCCAGCGAACGCTTCAACATCGCCTGCAGCCCGCTCAGCTCCGGCTGGTCGAGCTCGATCAGCGGCAGCCCGGCGACCGGTCGCGGCCGGATCCGGCCGCGGGCGATGTCGGTGAGGTGGGGTACGACGGCCAGCTTGGCCTCCGTCCCCTCCAACGACCAGGCGATCCGCCTGATGTGGCGCGGCGACTCCCCCGCGCCGGAGAGCAGGAACACGTGCTGCGCGCCGGTGTCCGCGACCACCTCGTGCAGCGCCGAGGTCGGCAGCACCCAGCGCACGTTGCCGATCGGGTCCCAGGCCTCCTCCTCGGGCACGCAGGCCGCGACGACCTGGAGCCCGGCCGAGGTGGACCGCTCGAGCTCGGCGACGAGGGTCGTGATCGGTGCCCGCGCCCCGACGGCGACGACCGGGCGCATGTACAGCCCGCGGCTGTGCGCCGAGCGCAGCAGCCGGCGTACGACGAGGTGGGAGACGAGCAGCAGCACGATCCCGAGGCCGAAGGTGATCGCGTAGGTGGCCCGGGAGGCGTAGGAACGGGTGAGGAAGCTGAGGATCGCCGCCCCCGCGGCGACGACGCCGGTGCCGGCCACCACGGCGCGCAGCTCGTGCGCGGCGTCGCCGACCCGCTCGGTGTCGTAGGCGTCGGCCGCCTGCAGCACCGCGAACCAGGCCAGCACCAGCGGCAGCGCCCAGGGCAGGTAGCCGGTGACCCAGCCCGACATCTGCCGCGCCGTCGGGTCGCTCGACCACCGGCTCCAGGCGACCGCGGTGGCGAGCACCATCAGGCAGAGGTCGGCGGCACGGGCGCCGGCGGCATAGGTCTCCAGGCCCACCCCGGCGCGGATCGATCCGCGCAGCTCGAGAACAGCCATGAATCCCCCTTGTCCGACGAAAGGCGCTTACCCGATCGATGTCGGGCAACACCTTCCGCCGCTCGAGGGCACAACGGATGGCGGATCGTGAGTCACGGAACCGCGCTCACGTTGCTGGCCGGCCGCCCGGCCGCAACGCTCCTCAGGCCCGGCGGCGCTCCCCGCCGGGCAGCCGGAGGTCGTACTGCGCCATCTTGCGGTACATCGTCGCCCGACTCATCCCGACCTCCTGGGCGGCGCGGGTGACGGTGGCGCCGGGCCGGCTGAGCGCGCGCACCAGCTCCTGACGCTCGACCGACTCCATCCGGGTCAGCCGGTGCGCCGAGGTGCTGATCACCGAGGGCGGCAGGTGCTGGAGGTCGATCCGGTCGGTGCGCTGCGCGGCCTCCCCGACCACCGCGACGAGCTGGGCGACGTTGCCCGGCCAGCGCGCCGAGCGCAGCGCCCGGGCGGCCGCCGGGGTGAGGTCGATGTCGCGACCGCGGGCCCGGCGGGCGGCGTGCGCCGCCAGCGGGAGTACGTCGTCGGGGCGGTCGCGCAGCGGCGGCACCGGCACCACCCGCTCCACCAGGGAGGCCAGCGGCGCCGGGACGTCGGTCAGCCGCTGGGCGGTCAGGGTCAGCGCGAGCCGCTCCCCGGCGGCGACGAGCCGGGCCCGCTCGACGTCGATCAGCTCGCGCAGCCGCTGCGCCGCCCACACCGGCAGCGTGTCGACGTCGTGGACGATCACCGCGGTGTGCGGCTTGCCGAGCTCCGGGGTCCACAGCGACAGCCAGGCGTCGACGTCGCGCGGGTCCGGCGTGGCGGCGCCGAGGATCCGGTCGCGGGGTCGGTTGCGGCGGTGCGCGAGCGAGAGCAGGGTGGCCCGGCCGGAGCCGTCCTCCCCGACCGCGGCGACCACCTGGCCGGCGGCGAGCCCCCGGGCGGCCTCGTCGAGCGCGGCCCGCCACGACCCGCCGAGGTCGGCCAGCGAGTCGGAGCCGGGACCGTGCCGGGGCGCGAGCACCCGGAACACCTCGCCGCGGGGCTGCCGGCGCGGGGTCCGGCCCCGCGCCCGGGCCAGCATCAGCGCGGCGGTGTTGCCGGCCGCGGACTGCGCGAGGGCGAGCAGCAGCGCGCTCGAGGACTCCGAGCGGGTGGTGAGGTTGACGCTGCCCTCGAGCCGGCCGGACACCGGGTCGAGCACCGGCACGGCGGCGCAGGTGAAGCCGCCGAGGCCGAGGCTGTAGTGCTCGGCGGCGTGCACCAGGCTCGGCACCCGGTCGGCGAGCGCGAGGCCGAGGCCGTTGGTGCCGGCCTCGCGCTCGGAGAACGCGAAGCCGGGGGCGAGGTGCACGGCGTCGAGCGCCCGGACCAGCTCGTTGTCGGCGGTGAACCGGTTGAGCACCAGCCCGCGGCTGTCGGTCAGCATCATCGCCAGCGGCTCGGCGGCGAGCGTGGCGTGCAGCTCGGAGAGCACCTCGTTGCCGCACTCGAAGAACAGCGACTCGTCGTCGATGGCGCCGACGAAGACCGGGTCGACCCCCTCGACCGAGACGCCGTAGTCGGCGCTGCGCTGCCAGGACGCGAGCAGCCGGCCGGACTGCACCGGCGCCGCGCCGGGTGCCCGGTGGAGCGCCTCGAGGCGCTCGGGGAGCCGGTCCTCCATGACAGCCACCTCCCTCCGCGATGTGAGCGACGTTACAACCGGGAGGAAACCCCCGACAGGGCTGCGTGTCTCAAATTGAGACGCCGCGGCCCTACCGGCGAGGGGTGGGCGGTTCCTACCGTCGAGGCACAGCTCGTGACGCAGGTCACGCGGAATGGAGGACCGATGTACAGCAAAGACGGCGAGGACTACTTCATCGTCGACGCCCACGTGGCTCTGTGGGACGCCCGGCCGGAGAACCAGCGCAACGTCCACGGCAAGCAGTTCATCGACTGCTTCTACGACTACCACCGCAACCTCAGCCCGGAGTCCGAGGTGTGGTCGTACGAGGACTACCTCTACCAGGGCGGCGAGCGGCTGATGCACGACCTGTTCGAGGTCGGGTACGTCGACCACGCGATCTTCCAGCCGGCTGCTCTCGGGGAGTTCTACCACCGGGGCTTCGGTCAG
The DNA window shown above is from Nocardioides mesophilus and carries:
- a CDS encoding helix-turn-helix domain-containing protein — encoded protein: MEDRLPERLEALHRAPGAAPVQSGRLLASWQRSADYGVSVEGVDPVFVGAIDDESLFFECGNEVLSELHATLAAEPLAMMLTDSRGLVLNRFTADNELVRALDAVHLAPGFAFSEREAGTNGLGLALADRVPSLVHAAEHYSLGLGGFTCAAVPVLDPVSGRLEGSVNLTTRSESSSALLLALAQSAAGNTAALMLARARGRTPRRQPRGEVFRVLAPRHGPGSDSLADLGGSWRAALDEAARGLAAGQVVAAVGEDGSGRATLLSLAHRRNRPRDRILGAATPDPRDVDAWLSLWTPELGKPHTAVIVHDVDTLPVWAAQRLRELIDVERARLVAAGERLALTLTAQRLTDVPAPLASLVERVVPVPPLRDRPDDVLPLAAHAARRARGRDIDLTPAAARALRSARWPGNVAQLVAVVGEAAQRTDRIDLQHLPPSVISTSAHRLTRMESVERQELVRALSRPGATVTRAAQEVGMSRATMYRKMAQYDLRLPGGERRRA
- a CDS encoding sugar transferase, translating into MAVLELRGSIRAGVGLETYAAGARAADLCLMVLATAVAWSRWSSDPTARQMSGWVTGYLPWALPLVLAWFAVLQAADAYDTERVGDAAHELRAVVAGTGVVAAGAAILSFLTRSYASRATYAITFGLGIVLLLVSHLVVRRLLRSAHSRGLYMRPVVAVGARAPITTLVAELERSTSAGLQVVAACVPEEEAWDPIGNVRWVLPTSALHEVVADTGAQHVFLLSGAGESPRHIRRIAWSLEGTEAKLAVVPHLTDIARGRIRPRPVAGLPLIELDQPELSGLQAMLKRSLDLVLAALGLLLLSPLLVTVALLVRREDGGPALFRQVRVGREGRTFECLKFRSMVVDADRHLEALRSANEGHGVLFKLREDPRITRIGRVLRTYSLDEFPQLLNVLRGDMSLVGPRPPLPAEVSQYHPDMNRRLKVRPGMTGLWQVSGRSDLTAEESERLDLYYVDNWSISQDAVILWKTVRVVLTGSGAY
- a CDS encoding GlsB/YeaQ/YmgE family stress response membrane protein, with translation MLFDIIGFLVFGLVVGALARLFKPGRQNIGLGMTLLLGVAGSIIGGLVASLIGTGDIFELNFIGAVVAIIAAVLLIGAVEGTSGRSSQHRV